In one Vulgatibacter incomptus genomic region, the following are encoded:
- a CDS encoding AAA family ATPase, with protein sequence MIPSEPRRLRFADQVPSPLSPAEARALRERVIANVERALFGKRDAIELCLAGLAARGHLLIEDLPGVGKSTLALGLARSLDLPFARIQFTSDLLPSDILGLSTWDAKSASFTFRPGPIFHSVILADELNRTPPRTQSALLEAMAEGQVTLDGRTTSLPDSFFVLATVNPREQHGTYPLPESQLDRFLLRLTLGYPDSDSERRLLLGRREEEPVSTLGPVASADDVLRLQLAAARVRLDPSIADYVLAIAAESRSSERFSLGLSTRGALALASASRGLAILSGRDYVVPADVKRVAPSVLSHRLVAAGADAFDSDRGEAARLVEELLARIPVPE encoded by the coding sequence AGCGGGTGATCGCCAACGTCGAACGCGCCCTCTTCGGCAAGCGCGATGCGATCGAGCTCTGCCTGGCGGGCCTCGCCGCCCGCGGCCACCTGCTCATCGAGGACCTCCCTGGTGTCGGCAAGTCGACGCTCGCGCTCGGCCTCGCCCGCTCCCTGGACCTGCCCTTCGCGCGGATTCAGTTCACGAGCGATCTGCTCCCCTCCGACATCCTCGGCCTCTCCACCTGGGACGCGAAGAGCGCCTCGTTCACGTTCCGTCCCGGGCCGATCTTCCACTCCGTGATCCTGGCGGACGAGCTGAACCGGACCCCGCCTCGAACCCAGTCGGCGCTGCTGGAGGCGATGGCGGAGGGGCAGGTGACGCTGGACGGAAGGACCACGTCGCTCCCCGACTCCTTCTTCGTTCTCGCCACCGTAAACCCGCGGGAGCAGCACGGCACCTATCCGCTGCCGGAGTCGCAGCTCGATCGCTTCCTGCTTCGTCTCACCCTGGGTTATCCGGACTCAGACTCGGAGCGAAGGCTCCTGCTGGGCCGGCGCGAGGAGGAGCCGGTGTCCACCCTCGGCCCCGTCGCGTCGGCAGACGACGTCCTGCGGCTGCAGCTCGCCGCCGCTCGGGTCCGGCTGGATCCGTCGATCGCCGACTACGTGCTGGCGATCGCCGCCGAGTCGCGATCCTCCGAGCGGTTCTCGCTGGGCCTGTCGACCCGCGGCGCCCTCGCCCTGGCCTCCGCCTCCCGCGGCCTGGCGATCCTCTCCGGCCGCGACTACGTGGTCCCGGCGGACGTGAAGCGGGTGGCGCCCTCGGTCCTCTCGCACCGGCTGGTCGCGGCGGGAGCGGACGCCTTCGACTCGGATCGCGGCGAGGCGGCTCGGCTGGTGGAGGAGCTCCTCGCGCGGATCCCCGTGCCGGAGTAG
- a CDS encoding transglutaminaseTgpA domain-containing protein yields MLSWARLRATARLWWHLMRMQRVTRDGWFYVGFTVVVGAAAINTGNNLLHLVLGLQLSLIVLSALLSESALRGVAVERSLPRNGVAGEPFEVRLAVTNRKRRLASHALVISEVEGPAAGMRRFVSRIAPGGEARLSYRLMIPRRGDAELGAIRITTRFPFGLFEKSRELRLPQALPIHPPGLRAPRASARTSSGAGELPEPRPGQGAEFHALRELRPGDDPRQVHWRSTARTGSPRVIERERERRRRVTLLVDTRGATRHEELDEAAESSLALARRHLRAGCEVGIAWPGGSVEPGLGAAHLQRLGDAAARLGPGSANAPAPRAHRGAQAVEVPIVLTRGVGREGPRIEDEPGRLAQAHKGPSLHVFQRASLLAASLAAFGSLAVSGELAGWAAAIFAGAAALGLVVREGGAERFRLGANVLALGTLGVLALQVFTGATSIIVAAPTFAVVLAASRLLGRKGPTDDALLLLAALLMLAGGAALTGELSYGLFFAAFSIAGTVALCLTLLRREVEAVDGAGASRRRGTVSGALIGALGALSLAVLGGSALVFVLFPRVSAGLVRHGAGHARVGGGADRIELGGVGVLKDDPTPAMRVRFPEGAPAGEVYWRTTTFQRWDGRGWSRGGSSRQPVAGGGGLYLLGQARRASVQAEVELLASEPGLPTPGEPLEVRFPTDPRRPAPLLLEGVDGTLEVAGGMESRYTIRAALPGGRAAGRSRAIGARDERELAAYLEVPSALDPRIVALAGSFDEGDPRELADSIVSRLGEELRYTRELPGETRDPLANFLFERKQGHCEYFASALAILLRLKGVPARVATGYYGASRVDGSDYWIVRQGDAHAWTEAWIADAGWVRFDATPATDRSGTADGVVARLWELVDRLRYRWGSWVLDFDRGSQRELAESVAEALAARQGAGRSLTPAARFGVVALCLGLAAWLLFRFRQRMREPGVEIPSAHHREALRLVRAVKRELGRHGVRLHPSASGAEWVDAAARDFPEKHGAVEAAVAAYEAARFGNRALTRADATRLRRALRGR; encoded by the coding sequence GTGCTCTCCTGGGCCCGCCTGCGCGCCACCGCGAGGCTCTGGTGGCACCTGATGCGCATGCAGCGCGTCACGCGTGACGGCTGGTTCTACGTGGGTTTCACGGTCGTCGTCGGGGCCGCGGCGATCAACACGGGCAACAACCTCCTGCACCTGGTGCTCGGTCTCCAGCTCTCGCTGATCGTCCTCTCGGCGCTGCTCTCCGAGTCGGCGCTGCGCGGCGTGGCGGTGGAGAGGAGCCTGCCGCGAAACGGGGTCGCCGGGGAGCCCTTCGAGGTCCGGCTCGCGGTCACCAATCGCAAGCGCCGCCTGGCGTCCCACGCGCTGGTGATCTCCGAGGTCGAGGGCCCGGCCGCCGGGATGCGCCGCTTCGTCTCGCGGATCGCGCCGGGAGGCGAGGCGCGGCTCTCGTATCGGCTGATGATTCCGCGCCGGGGCGACGCCGAGCTCGGCGCGATCCGGATCACGACGCGCTTTCCCTTCGGACTCTTCGAGAAGAGCCGGGAGCTGCGGCTGCCGCAGGCGCTGCCGATCCACCCGCCTGGCCTGCGGGCGCCTCGCGCTTCGGCCCGGACGTCGTCTGGCGCCGGCGAGCTCCCAGAGCCTCGGCCGGGGCAGGGCGCCGAGTTCCACGCCCTCCGCGAGCTCCGGCCCGGGGACGATCCCCGCCAGGTCCACTGGCGCTCCACGGCGAGGACCGGGAGCCCGCGGGTGATCGAGCGCGAGCGCGAGCGACGACGGCGCGTGACCCTCCTCGTGGACACCCGCGGCGCCACCCGGCACGAGGAGCTCGACGAGGCCGCGGAGTCCTCCCTCGCCCTCGCCCGCCGCCACCTGCGCGCTGGCTGCGAGGTCGGGATCGCCTGGCCGGGCGGCTCGGTGGAGCCCGGCCTCGGGGCTGCACACCTCCAGCGGCTGGGCGACGCCGCGGCGCGGCTGGGGCCCGGATCGGCCAACGCGCCGGCGCCCAGGGCGCATCGGGGCGCCCAGGCCGTAGAGGTGCCAATCGTTCTCACTCGGGGTGTCGGGCGGGAAGGGCCGCGGATCGAGGACGAGCCCGGGCGCCTCGCCCAGGCACACAAGGGGCCTAGCCTCCACGTCTTCCAGCGGGCGAGCCTCCTGGCCGCCTCCCTCGCGGCCTTCGGCTCCCTGGCCGTCTCGGGAGAGCTCGCCGGCTGGGCCGCCGCCATCTTCGCCGGGGCCGCGGCGCTCGGGCTCGTCGTCCGCGAGGGCGGCGCCGAACGCTTCCGGCTGGGAGCCAACGTGCTGGCCCTGGGGACCCTCGGGGTCCTGGCGCTCCAGGTGTTCACCGGAGCCACGAGCATCATCGTGGCAGCGCCCACCTTCGCCGTGGTGCTCGCGGCCTCCCGGCTCCTGGGGCGAAAGGGCCCCACCGACGACGCGCTCCTCCTCCTCGCCGCGCTGCTCATGCTGGCGGGCGGCGCCGCGCTGACCGGCGAGCTCTCCTACGGCCTCTTCTTCGCGGCGTTCTCGATCGCCGGCACCGTCGCGCTCTGCCTCACTCTCCTGCGGCGCGAGGTCGAGGCGGTGGACGGCGCGGGCGCGTCCCGCCGGAGAGGCACCGTCAGCGGCGCGCTGATCGGCGCCCTCGGCGCCCTCTCGCTCGCCGTGCTCGGAGGATCGGCGCTCGTCTTCGTGCTCTTCCCGCGGGTCTCGGCGGGTCTCGTCCGGCACGGCGCCGGGCACGCGAGGGTGGGGGGCGGCGCAGACCGAATCGAGCTCGGCGGCGTGGGCGTGCTCAAGGACGATCCCACGCCGGCCATGCGCGTCCGCTTCCCGGAAGGCGCGCCGGCGGGCGAGGTCTACTGGCGCACCACCACCTTCCAGCGCTGGGACGGCAGGGGATGGAGCCGCGGCGGGAGCAGTCGGCAGCCCGTGGCGGGCGGCGGCGGGCTCTACCTCCTGGGGCAGGCGCGGCGGGCCTCGGTCCAGGCGGAGGTCGAGCTCCTGGCCAGCGAGCCCGGCCTGCCGACGCCGGGGGAGCCCCTCGAGGTTCGCTTTCCCACGGATCCGCGCAGGCCGGCACCGCTCCTCCTCGAGGGCGTGGACGGGACCCTGGAGGTCGCCGGTGGCATGGAGTCCCGCTATACGATTCGCGCTGCGCTCCCAGGCGGACGTGCCGCCGGCCGAAGTCGTGCGATCGGTGCGCGGGACGAGCGCGAGCTGGCCGCCTACCTCGAGGTGCCGAGCGCCCTCGATCCCCGGATCGTCGCCCTAGCAGGGAGCTTCGACGAGGGCGATCCACGGGAGCTGGCCGACTCGATCGTGAGTCGCCTCGGGGAGGAGCTCCGCTACACGCGGGAGCTGCCGGGGGAGACGAGGGATCCGCTCGCGAACTTCCTCTTCGAGCGGAAGCAGGGACACTGTGAGTACTTCGCGAGCGCACTCGCGATCCTTTTGCGCCTGAAGGGCGTTCCGGCCCGGGTGGCCACCGGCTACTACGGCGCGAGCCGGGTCGATGGGAGCGACTACTGGATCGTCCGCCAGGGCGACGCCCACGCCTGGACCGAGGCGTGGATCGCGGACGCCGGCTGGGTGCGCTTCGACGCGACGCCGGCCACCGACCGCTCGGGCACCGCCGACGGCGTGGTGGCGCGGCTGTGGGAGCTCGTCGATCGGCTGCGCTACCGCTGGGGGAGCTGGGTGCTCGACTTCGATCGGGGCAGCCAGCGGGAGCTCGCCGAGAGCGTCGCCGAGGCCCTCGCGGCTAGGCAGGGCGCGGGCCGATCCCTGACGCCCGCGGCGCGCTTCGGCGTGGTCGCGCTCTGCCTCGGATTGGCGGCGTGGCTGCTCTTCCGCTTCAGGCAGCGGATGCGCGAGCCCGGAGTCGAGATCCCGTCGGCGCACCACCGCGAGGCCCTGCGCCTCGTCCGCGCCGTGAAGCGCGAGCTCGGCAGGCACGGCGTCCGGCTCCATCCGAGCGCGAGCGGCGCCGAGTGGGTCGATGCCGCCGCCCGGGATTTCCCCGAGAAACACGGCGCCGTCGAGGCGGCCGTCGCGGCCTACGAGGCCGCCCGCTTCGGCAACCGCGCGCTCACGCGTGCCGATGCCACACGATTGCGCCGCGCGCTCCGGGGCAGGTGA